One genomic window of Leopardus geoffroyi isolate Oge1 chromosome C3, O.geoffroyi_Oge1_pat1.0, whole genome shotgun sequence includes the following:
- the LOC123586442 gene encoding olfactory receptor 6K2 — protein MESPNQSAAQEFIFSAFPYSWGSSVICFIPLLFIYTFIVIGNLVIITVVQLNAPLHTPMYFFIGTLSFLEIWYTTATIPKMLASLLGEKTISLNGCLLQMYFFHSTGISEVCLLTAMAFDRYLAICSPLHYPTIMTPRLCAQLALGCCVCGFITPLPEIAWISTLPFCGSNRLEHIFCDFLPVLRLACTDTQAIVMIQVVDTVHAVEIITAVMLIFMSYVGIVAVIVRIRSAEGRRKAFSTCVSHITVFLLFFGSVALMYLRFSATYSLFWDTAIALAFAVLSPFFNPIIYSLRNKEMKEAIKKHLGQAKIFFHKTEDLK, from the coding sequence ATGGAGAGCCCCAATCAAAGTGCCGCTCAGGAGTTCATCTTCTCTGCTTTCCCTTATTCCTGGGGAAGTTCTGTCATCTGTTTTATTCCACTGCTCTTCATTTACACCTTCATTGTCATTGGAAACCTTGTCATCATCACAGTGGTCCAGCTGAATGCTCCCCTccacacacccatgtacttcttcATCGGCACCCTTTCCTTTCTGGAGATCTGGTACACCACAGCGACCATTCCAAAGATGCTTGCCAGCCTGCTCGGTGAGAAGACCATTTCCTTAAATGGTTGCCTCCTGCAGATGTATTTCTTCCATTCCACTGGCATCAGTGAGGTTTGTCTCTTGACAGCCATGGCCTTTGACCGCTACCTGGCCATCTGCAGCCCTCTTCATTATCCCACTATCATGACCCCCAGGCTGTGTGCCCAATTGGCTTTAGGTTGCTGTGTTTGTGGCTTTATCACACCCCTCCCTGAGATTGCCTGGATCTCGACACTGCCATTTTGTGGCTCTAATCGCCTGGAGCATATCTTCTGTGACTTCCTCCCCGTGCTACGCCTGGCCTGCACAGACACACAAGCCATCGTCATGATTCAGGTGGTGGATACTGTCCACGCAGTGGAGATTATCACAGCCGTAATGCTCATTTTCATGTCCTATGTTGGCATCGTGGCTGTAATTGTACGTATTCGGTCAGCTGAAGGCCGCCGCAAGGCCTTTTCCACGTGCGTCTCCCACATCActgtctttttgcttttctttggcaGTGTGGCCCTCATGTACCTACGCTTCTCGGCCACCTACTCCTTATTCTGGGACACAGCCATTGCTCTGGCCTTTGCAGTCTTGTCCCCCTTCTTCAACCCCATAATCTACAGTCTGAGGAACAAAGAGATGAAGGAAGCTATAAAAAAACACTTGGGTCAAGCTAAAATCTTTTTTCATAAGACCGAGGACCTCAAGTAA
- the LOC123586471 gene encoding olfactory receptor 6K3-like, translating into MESENLSAVTEFIFTGFPQLQDGGLLYFFPLLFVYTFIVVGNLMVFFAVRLDTRLHNPMYNFISIFSFLEIWYTTATIPKMLSNLISSQKTISFTGCLLQMYFFHSLGNTEGALLTIMAIDRYVAICNPLRYLTIMTPRLCAQLSAGSCVFGFLILLPEVVWISTLPFCGPNQIHQIFCDFGPLLNLACTDASVILVQDVIHASAILITSLIISLSYIRIVVVILGIPSAEGRKKAFSTCVAHIAVFLMFFGSVALMYLRFSATYTPFWDTAIALTFSVLSPLFNPLIYSLRNNDMKDAIKKLLCPPKVFRVRGR; encoded by the coding sequence ATGGAGAGTGAAAATCTATCGGCCGTGACTGAATTCATCTTCACTGGCTTCCCGCAGCTCCAAGATGGCGGCCTCTTGTACTTCTTCCCCCTACTTTTCGTCTACACCTTTATTGTCGTTGGGAACCTGATGGTCTTCTTTGCCGTCCGGCTGGACACCCGTCTCCACAACCCCATGTACAATTTCATCAGCATCTTCTCATTTCTGGAGATCTGGTACACCACGGCCACCATCCCCAAGATGCTCTCCAATCTGATCAGCAGCCAAAAGACCATCTCCTTTACTGGCTGCCTCTTGCAAATGTACTTCTTCCATTCACTCGGAAACACTGAAGGAGCCTTGCTGACCATCATGGCCATTGACAGGTACGTTGCCATCTGCAACCCTCTTCGCTACCTGACCATCATGACCCCCCGACTATGCGCTCAGCTTTCTGCAGGCTCTTGtgtctttggtttcctcatccttCTACCTGAGGTTGTATGGATTTCTACCCTACCTTTCTGTGGCCCCAACCAAATCCATCAGATCTTCTGTGATTTCGGTCCATTATTAAATTTAGCCTGTACGGATGCCTCTGTGATCCTAGTGCAAGACGTGATTCATGCTTCGGCCATTCTGATAACGAGTCTGATTATTTCCCTTTCGTACATCAGAATTGTGGTTGTTATCCTGGGCATCCCTTCAGCGGAGGGTCGTAAAAAGGCCTTCTCCACCTGCGTCGCCCACATTGCCGTCTTCCTGATGTTTTTTGGCAGTGTGGCCCTCATGTATCTCAGATTCTCTGCCACGTATACACCGTTCTGGGACACAGCCATTGCTCTAacattctctgtcctttctccccttttcaaTCCCTTGATATACAGCCTGAGAAATAATGATATGAAAGATGCTATTAAGAAGCTCCTTTGCCCTCCAAAGGTGTTCCGTGTACGTGGTAGGTAA